A window of Desulfuromonas soudanensis genomic DNA:
ACCGCTGGCTGGTCCGCGGTGCGGCCTGCCTCCTGGTGTTGCTGATTGCTTCCGGGATCGCCTATTACTTCAATATCGACAAGGTTCTGGACAAGGATTTCGCCCGGGCCGAGGCGCTGGTCGAGGAGGGGGAGTACCAGCGGGCGGCCGATTCCTTCCGTTCCCTGTACGATCATCATCCGGGCTTCGCCCGGGCCCCGGAGGCCCTTTTCCAGGCGGGAGAAATCCAGAATCTTTACCTGAAACGCTACCACGAGGCGCTTCTGGCCTACCTGCTTGTGGAAAAGGACTACCCGGAGAGCGTTTACTTTCGCCGGGCGCAGGCGCAGGTGGCAGACATCTACAAGAACCGCCTTCGCGACTACAGTCGGGCGATCGTCGCCTATCAAAAACTTCTCGACGGCGGCGCTCCGAATCTCGACAGCGTACAGTACGAAGTGGCTGATATTTACTTTCGGATGAACAACTTCGAACAGGCACGGATTGAATTTGAAAGCCTGTTGAAAAATTACCCCGAAAGCCCCCTGGTCCCCGAGGTCCACTATCGCATCGGCGTCGCCTACTCCCTTGAGGAGGCGCCCGCCGAAGCCGAAGAAGCCTTTCGCGCCGTGATCAAGGAGTGGCCCGACAGCCCCTACGCCGTCGAGGCCCGCTACGGGCTCGCCGGAGTACTCGAGGACCAGGAACAGCTTCGCTCGGCCCTCCAGGTTCTGGAGGATCTTCAGGGCATCTATCCCAATGCCGAGGCCCTCGCCCAACGGACCGAGCAGGTCCGGGAGCGGATCCGCAAAAAGAAAAAAGCGATTTAGTTTTTGTCCAATCGGCTCGCTCCTGACCCGACTGTCCGCAGGGATGGTCCTTTTCACGGGGAAACGCTATGAATATAGGTGTCATAGGTGCCGGCAGCTGGGGAACAACCCTGGCAAACC
This region includes:
- a CDS encoding tetratricopeptide repeat protein, with product MMEIRKLKKSLLKAELKRQRSKSKKHRWLVRGAACLLVLLIASGIAYYFNIDKVLDKDFARAEALVEEGEYQRAADSFRSLYDHHPGFARAPEALFQAGEIQNLYLKRYHEALLAYLLVEKDYPESVYFRRAQAQVADIYKNRLRDYSRAIVAYQKLLDGGAPNLDSVQYEVADIYFRMNNFEQARIEFESLLKNYPESPLVPEVHYRIGVAYSLEEAPAEAEEAFRAVIKEWPDSPYAVEARYGLAGVLEDQEQLRSALQVLEDLQGIYPNAEALAQRTEQVRERIRKKKKAI